The sequence AATAAAACAATaaaccaaattacctaaaatagCCGAAATAGACATACCTTCACCCAATAAAGCGGtgcaaatagaaataaaaacaattagaaTAGTATCACCCCACATAATTAGCtaagaaaatttctaaaaagaactaCCACGTCCAacgaacgaaaaaaaatttatttaagggcACGTATGAGAACTGTCAAATGATTTATGAACAGTTACTTTAAACCATGGGTACCTTGGGTACCTGTGAAAGTAGTCTGTACTAAAAAAAACAGGGTTGTATTACGGCAGAACAGTGATTGTCTAACCAGTGttggtaatattttttttttatccaaaacgCTATAAATGGTTGACACAAATtactaaacatttattttttagtacaacattcaatatttcgttaaaatattttatgttagcGATTAATGcaaagaattaaaatgaaaagttcAAGTCCTTAGATAATACGAATGGTCGCAGAGTCTTTCAATTTCTAAATCAgccacaatatatttttattttattttgcaataatattGACGCCACAAatttgtaagtacatttgtaataGCATTACAATTTTGTATATTGGAAATATCTCAGACTGAAGAAGACTTCAGCCGTTGACGGCTTAAGGCAATTAGTGTACAGTTCATAACGCTATTCAGTGCTTTCGATCAGACAAATAAATGCAAGTTCACTATCTTGGGAACTAGCCTTCGATGTTTTTGCCAATTTGTTATGTTTTCAGGACAAGTTGATGGCAATAATAATATCTGAAAATTGCAGTAGATTGATCCCTACATAGAATGCATTTTATCATTGATCAGGTATATATGACTAGAAGAGACAATAATAATATACAGCcctattatgaataaaaaattccgctaaattttttcccattgaatttgaatagaaaaaatgagtaaaggggaaaaactcccggggaatttttattcataattgggctgatataaTCATGTAGAATCAAATACACCTTATTCTGTAAATCAGTAGGTATTATGCCATCCCGTATCGGAGACATAATGATCAAAAATGTTGATTATTGTAACATGAGACTTGCAGTGTCCATTAGTAGGCAAAATCTTTCTTAATCTGCTGGTTTTCGTGGTACTTTAACGCCGCTGGAAAAGGGTTTTGAACTTTGCTACTAGTTTTAATTGTATGCGTTGAGGTCCTTATAGCGACCAGTCACCTGGTATTATTGCCTCACTCAATACTTTGTGACATCTCTTGTAAGAGTTCGCTATATAAGGAGATCATTATGGTATCGTATTtaaccaaggtgcatttaacaATGTGATatcaccttattaaatgcaccttggtcaGCTATAAAGAATTCGTCTTGGTGTAGCCTAATCGAGCTTATTAGACTTTCTAGAACCCGTTCAATAAGAaatgtaaaatatagaaaatataatagGTCGCTGTTCCAATATAACAAATAATTATACAcaattgaattaacaaaaaaacatatttaatgtcCCACTCACTAAATTAgtttctatatacatatttataatttaacagGTAAATCGCTAAATTACCATCATTGTTGTTTAGAAGTATTTTTCGGTTGCATTAGAAACAAAACggacaaaacaattaaaagacacatgattttttgtttatttttaaaattttttttgttgttttacatttttagtcTTTTatacacatagttttttttatactttttttgttagggagggtaatttttttttaataaattttgaaaattttttatttttattaaaaataaaaaaatataacgtgAATATTTCAACATTCAAAAACTCTACATTGGCATACTATTCTTATCaaataaactttatattttattttttttttgtgtggtttggattttatctttttttttgtttttatgttttttttgaaaatttgattaagaaaaatctttatcataatgttcattatcattatcatcgGTATCATCAAGATAATATGGTGACGACGATTGGTACTGCTGTCAGTCAGAAtcattaatagtttttttacgTTTCTTAGCTTGTGAGATTTTCTTTTGGGACCAATCctcctaaaaaaaataaataaataatatttgaaaacattttaacaatttatttggaaaaataaatcttattttatattgatctgttgtttttttatactttgtaaaatatgtatattctaATATTAAATAGTagttgtttattaatttaaataatactaGGAGATGTTaattagagaaaaaaaatcttaaatagaacatacatacattttttcgtttataattacatttatataaataacataaattataaatattaaaattgtttgcttaatttttataaaattgaccaataattattgtttttgtttcttatgtatctgttttgtgtttttttgttttatttgttcacttttctttttttcgattttctcacCTCACTTGAATCCTCATCTGATGAGAATATTGTTTTAACTGGATCTGAATTTTTCTTactatttgaatttgaattacTTGAATCTTTTTTCGATGTTGGTTGTTTCCGTCCTCTACCACTACCGCCACGGCGACCCACAGCCGTCGTTTCATCTTCCGCCGCCAAAGCAAATAAATCACTATATTGTTTCTgtacacaaataaaaatttaaaataatataattaattaaaaacatatgtatttaaaaatgtttcaattcaATTTACCTTTGTGCTTTCGTTACTGTGTGTATAGGCGGATTGCAGTGCTCTTTGCATAGTGTCATGTACATATAGGCCAGTACCAGTTCCATGTCGACAACTCCTTCTGTAATGCTCTAAATGATTTAATACctgaaataagaaatatttatttatttagcaattGGACATGTTTAATGTGGAGAAAAGGTACATTTTCCACAAgacaaataaacataaaaaagaaatttaattttaaacaaataagagagttatatatcttatatacccttaaaaaaattgtgttggtccaaccaatttttggtgaaatttttttaaaaaaaaaacatttatgacaaacaaattttaggtgaaaaaagagtaaaaaaaaatatttttctcgattccatattgtctatattaatgactttctaatccagatatagatcaaaaataggccaaaaattgaGGTTATCCCGGttatttctttatatctcagccattaatggaccgattttttccatttaaaatagcaaccgatccagaagaattcccgatatattgatgtatgaatcatgtatgtatgtaagttatttgttggctacggaaagctgatttcaacatacagacggacatggctatatcgacttcgctatttaCAACGATTTTTCCTctataataaaactaatttaactCATTTCTTATTGCAATCTCATACCAAAGAAAATTATGACGTGAAGAGCAACACAAATTGTAAATACTGGAAATTGTATttattcttatagaaaaatccAATAAGAATGATATTTGCGGTTCTTATTATTTAAATCACAtgttataaatttcttttgtttataatttgaatttaccTGATCTGCAGATGGTGTACTATTCATGGCGGAACTTCCCTTAAGCGgcctttttcttttatttggtGATGAACTTGGATATTTTGAGGTTAATAGCGATGCAATAATTTCTGATAATTTTTCTTCGCTACGTTGACACCAAAATCTAAATTATCAAGAATTTAACgcaattaatgtttttaattgtattttataaataaattaaaaaagaaaattacctTAAAGCAGAAGTAACAAAAGGATCACCACGTGATTTCGTTTCTCTACTTAAGAGCAGGCGTATGAGTTCATTAGTGGGTTCttcatttttcaataaaagtaataaatagCCCAATGCTTCGGGATGATTGGCAGATTCTAATTCTGGAAGAATAtcctaaaagaaatttatttaaattaaattacatatttaatttatatagaaagATAAACTCACTTGCAGACATTTTAAAGGCAAATCGTGTGCCTGTACCAATTGCCATAGACATAATTGTTCATAGGTTTCATAAACTAAGCTATCACGTATACATTCAATAAGACCATCTTGTTTGAACAACGTCAATTTCCCTTGGGCCACATAATATATAAGATCACGCAAATTCTTTGCATCAATACACCGCAGTGTTATGCGTAACAAATCACTATTGTTGATTGCCGTTGATTTGAATTCCCGATATATGTCGGGCAATAGCCATAAATATATGGCAGTATTTTCCTTTTCCAATAGATCCAAATCTCGTGTTAGAGAATCGTCGATATTTTCGTCGGTAGCGTCGCATATAAGACGATAGATGTTGGTCTTAAACTGGGCCGCCTGTTGGGCATTTTTGCGTGTCTGCAGTTTGACGTGGACTTTCATAAAGTACAGTAACAGGTAACCTGTTTCTGGTATACGTTTGCAGATCTCGGTGAGTAAGGCTTGAAATGGCTtcttacttttgtcttcattcTCGTAGAGAAATCGAAATAGCCCAAATATGGGATAACTGATGCTTTTAGCCAGATTCTTTTCGTCTGTTTTGCTTTCGGGAAAGATGTTTTGCAGTGGCAAAGTTTCGCGTAGTATTAAATGCGTATTCGAGATCACATACTGAAGTTGTGCATCATCTAAAGCTGAAGCGGGTAATGAGCGGAAATCTTCAAGAAATGCCTCCCAGGTAAATGAGTTACGCTTTGTAACGAATGTTTCGAATGTATCGCTTATTGAGGCGGGAAGTTCTACTTTTTCCGGTGTGGTTTTTTGTAGTTTTAGCAATTCCTTTAGAGgaacatcatcgtcatcatctgTATTCTCTTCCTTTTTAATATCCTTACTTACGTCCTCTTCGTCTTCACTAAAGGCAGCATCGGTTTCCATTTCATTAATTTCGGGAGGTATGATAGACAGTTTATTATCTTCTTCGATCAGGCTGATAACACTAGCGCCAATTCCTCCGCCGCCACCACCACCTCCTCCGCCACCAATCCCACCGCTG comes from Calliphora vicina chromosome 2, idCalVici1.1, whole genome shotgun sequence and encodes:
- the IntS3 gene encoding integrator complex subunit 3 homolog isoform X1; translation: MQQQQMESTQKIQYISKLFISTAVDVKDDLEERFERAFISLQQQINGLNDKDMHDKLSQLVCKEKQHEEISIGFLYIMLSDPNMALKSYRDLTLIARDGMNMVVTNMTMLVAEKYNKLTDVARRQLIWVLRELVKHQVLSVENIIWNCLRQAGGGDVSPKNLFLVESLLDIFIEYRPWLESQSFLMQTVVYSYVRLIEDHASPALTPLRHKEVKFVIALIRDRFLDIITLGRDFVRLLQNVARIPEFEQLWRDILHNPKSLHPTFNGIWHLLQIRTSRRFLQCRLTPEVERKLTFLASSVKFGNQKRYQDWFQDKYFATPESHSLRSDLIRFIINVIHPSNDMLCSDIIPRWAIIGWLISSCTNTIASANAKLSLFYDWLFFDPMKDNIMNIEPGILVMYHSIRNHPSVSSTLLDFLCRIMKNFCLKHEDKIRMGVYNSLNKILEKQVIPNIQPLFESPKLDRELRLLIRENFREFVSPVAPSGNVGPPMYPASSVIQSPVFKKEADQRTMHPGAIMYTGGPPNTQQTQQHDLLHMQNHYQPHNTTTADLLEHGGGIIDSGGIGGGGGGGGGGGIGASVISLIEEDNKLSIIPPEINEMETDAAFSEDEEDVSKDIKKEENTDDDDDVPLKELLKLQKTTPEKVELPASISDTFETFVTKRNSFTWEAFLEDFRSLPASALDDAQLQYVISNTHLILRETLPLQNIFPESKTDEKNLAKSISYPIFGLFRFLYENEDKSKKPFQALLTEICKRIPETGYLLLYFMKVHVKLQTRKNAQQAAQFKTNIYRLICDATDENIDDSLTRDLDLLEKENTAIYLWLLPDIYREFKSTAINNSDLLRITLRCIDAKNLRDLIYYVAQGKLTLFKQDGLIECIRDSLVYETYEQLCLWQLVQAHDLPLKCLQDILPELESANHPEALGYLLLLLKNEEPTNELIRLLLSRETKSRGDPFVTSALRFWCQRSEEKLSEIIASLLTSKYPSSSPNKRKRPLKGSSAMNSTPSADQVLNHLEHYRRSCRHGTGTGLYVHDTMQRALQSAYTHSNESTKKQYSDLFALAAEDETTAVGRRGGSGRGRKQPTSKKDSSNSNSNSKKNSDPVKTIFSSDEDSSEEDWSQKKISQAKKRKKTINDSD